TATTATTTCGTTCGTCTCAACAAGATTAAACATAGCATGGGAGCCTGGCTCTCTACCAGCTGGGTGGTAGTCATTAGTGATGAATCCTAGTGTGCCGTGGGGGGCATCCATACCCTTGTGGTGTCTCGGCTGGATTGGCTACAGAACTAGAAAACATGGAGGGCTTTTCAGAGAATCGGCTGAGAATTGCTGGATATCCATGAGCGCCGTTGTAGTAGCTGCTCTCCGCTCCCGTAGATGCTGGTGCATCCGGCTCACATCCTCTTTCGGCGAATGAGGCCATGAATAGTCGTGCCGAGCTAGCATTCTTCCGTGTCTTCGCAATGTCCACGCTCAGGGATTGCATGTATTTAGTCTCGGTGCCTCCCTGGGGGGCCGTGGCTGGTGCTGGTGAACTGTGTTGGCTGCGCCTGCTGTGGAGGCTCTCGCGGGGGCTAGAAGAATCCACGTGGTGTCCCACGTGGATCTAGACGGTCTTGTTGCTGCTGCACTGCTGGCTAGGTGGGCTAGGCGTCGCGGCGTAGAGGTGGTGCACGATGTTACTGGGGCTCGTGGCCTCTACAGGATGCTGAGGAGGGCGCTGCAGCTGGCAGCGGGTAGGCCCGGCACGGTGGTTGTTGCTGCTGACTTGGCGCCCCGTAGCCTCTCCGAGGCTGAGGCTCTCGCTGCAGCTCTCAACCCGAGGACAACGCTGCTATGGCTCGACCACCACGAGTGGCCCAGCGGTGCCCACGAGTCGCTAGAGAAGGCCGGAGCCATCATAGTGCATGACCGGTCCAAGACCACCGCGGAGATAGCATGTAGCCTCCTCAGCTGCTGGGGCGACGGCTACGAGAAGATGATTGTAGAGATCGCAAGGGCAGACGATGGCTGCAGCGATGACCCCTACGGGCTTGCCGACAAGTGGAGGCTGGTACTGCGCCACATCGGCTGGGACGGGCTGAGGAGGGCTGCGGAGAGCCTTGCCTCGGGTGAGGCGTGGCCGGGCTGGGCCCGCGAGGTCTACGAGAGGGAGGCCCCGAGCTACTACCAGGAGATACGGGAGAAAACCAGCGTTGAGAGGTACAGCTTCGAGGATGTAAGAGTGGCGGTGGTTACCCCGCCGCCTAGGGCTAGCGGCTGTGACGTGCAACGCTTCGGGCCAAGCCTAGGCCCCGGCGACGCCGACGTGGTTGTCATCCTTTACCCGCGCGGCATGAGTATTAGAACATGGGGTAGGCTCAACGCGAACTGTATCGCCTCAAAGCTCGGCGGCGGAGGCCACAGCCACGTAGCAGGAGCACCAAGGCCGTCACAGTCGATGAGCTCGGCACAGATAGCCCGGATGGTGGCGAGAGCCGCCCTAGACTGTATGGAGCCCAGTACTGCGGGACAGAGCGTGGATGCGGCTGGCACATCTCCAGGCAACCCAGCCCGTATATAGCGTCGTGGTGTGCATCTCCTTTCGCACTGGTTAAAAACGCGCAAGTTAACGCATACCAGTTCGGAGCGCATGTGGTGAGACTCTTGACGGGCTATGGCGAAGACGTACACCATGGTGGGCATGGAGCACATCACGACCCGGAGAAGATTAGGAGGGCCATTGAGGCGGCTAAGCAGCTGCCTAGAAAGCCGAAGCCCCAGGGCGTAGTACGCGTTGCTGCCGGCCTAGAAGAACACACAGGCCCCCGCAGTAGGGTTTCATGGAGCATTACTCACGCGCCATACCTGGCCATAGTCGATATAGCTGATGCAAATATTGCTGACATCCTTGTAGCCCCCAACCCCCTCGCGGATATGAGGGGCGGCGTTGGAATCGCCATCGCTAGGTGGCTCATAGACAACAATGTCGACATCGTTGTTGTAGGACACATTGGCCACCATGCACTCGAAG
This DNA window, taken from Hyperthermus butylicus DSM 5456, encodes the following:
- a CDS encoding DHH family phosphoesterase; translated protein: MAAPAVEALAGARRIHVVSHVDLDGLVAAALLARWARRRGVEVVHDVTGARGLYRMLRRALQLAAGRPGTVVVAADLAPRSLSEAEALAAALNPRTTLLWLDHHEWPSGAHESLEKAGAIIVHDRSKTTAEIACSLLSCWGDGYEKMIVEIARADDGCSDDPYGLADKWRLVLRHIGWDGLRRAAESLASGEAWPGWAREVYEREAPSYYQEIREKTSVERYSFEDVRVAVVTPPPRASGCDVQRFGPSLGPGDADVVVILYPRGMSIRTWGRLNANCIASKLGGGGHSHVAGAPRPSQSMSSAQIARMVARAALDCMEPSTAGQSVDAAGTSPGNPARI
- a CDS encoding NifB/NifX family molybdenum-iron cluster-binding protein; its protein translation is MTGYGEDVHHGGHGAHHDPEKIRRAIEAAKQLPRKPKPQGVVRVAAGLEEHTGPRSRVSWSITHAPYLAIVDIADANIADILVAPNPLADMRGGVGIAIARWLIDNNVDIVVVGHIGHHALEAINAKKIKIVQPMPGETLVNVLRRIGLLA